The window ATGTGTTAGAGACTGTGATTTAAAAAAATCTCAATTCTATCCATTTTATAATAGCAACACAGAATGGAGGTTTCTTATGGTGAGTTTAGAACAACTGCCTCATCCTGAATATTTACCTTATCCCAATCACTATACGGCCGCCTTTTTTGAAAATGGAGAAGAGGCTTTAAAGGCCATCGAAGAACTTGAAGACTATGGCTATAGCGACGAGGACTTCAATGTTTTCGAGGGCAATAAAGGCGTGGATGCGATTGATTTGGAAGGCAGTCATCACACCCTTCTGGAAAACTATATGCGTAAATTTATCAAATTCTCTGATTCAGCAGAATGGCGATTTCTTCACGAGGCGGATCAAGAGATAAGAAATGGTCACGTCCTCATTTGTGTCCCCACGCCTTCCAGCAAAGAAAAGGAGGAAGTCGTGGATGCCTTTAAACGTTATGGAGGCTATGACATCCGTTATTTCACCCCCCTTTATATCGAAGAAGTTGTGCTCTGACACAATCTAAGGTACAGATCTCCCTAATCCGAGGTGACTATGGGAGATCTTGAATTCCGTGTTTACAAAGTGGCTTCTGAATTTGGCGATTGGCTGGCGGCCTTCGACGGCTCAGAACTTATTTTTTTGGGCAGTTATGCTTTAGGAAAAAAGAAGGTCGAAGGCGATCTTGCCGATTTCTTTGAAGAACAATATCACTTTCAAGTAGGTTCTTTTACTCCGGTTAAATGGAGCAAAGGCAACTTCTGGAACGGGAAACACAAAATCAAACTTCAAGGCACTGAGTTTCAGGTGCGCGTGTGGTTGGAACTTCTAAAAATTCCTCGTGGCACAACTTGGACTTATTCTGAACTGGCAAAAAAGCTGCGCAAGCCTTCGGCTGTTCGTGCGGTGGCTTCGGCTGTGGCCAAAAATCCTATTTGTTATTGGATTCCTTGCCATCGCGTTGTGGGTAAAAATACGAATAAACTCAAATATCACTGGGGTCCAGAGCTCAAGGCCGAATTGCTGACTTCTGAAGGCGCAATGTAAGTATTTGATTTTTTTGTAATTTCTTTAAACTAAAACCTTAGTCCATATTCACATTTAGCTCTTTGACTTACATATAAATTACTATGTAAATTATATGTAAATAACGGAGAGCTTTATGCGTGCCCTCGCCCTTCCCGAACTACAAAATGTTCCTTTTGTCTCTGCTGAAAACTTGCAACCCCCAGCTGGGTTGTCCACGGGTCTTGCCGTGCTGGACAACTTCTTACTCTGGAAGGGAATCCCGCAAGGAGACTTAAGTCTTTTGCAAGGACTGCCCGGGACCGGAGCCACCTCGCTCTGGATTCGCATTGTTCAGCAAGTTCATGCGCAGAATAAATGGGCGGCTTGGATCAATGGCGATGCGCAGTTATTCCCGACTCACCTTTCGCATCAAAAAATTAATTTAAAGCGCCTGTTGGTAGTGAAAGAGCCCCAGGAAAAAGACCAGCTTTTCTGGTTATTGCAAGAGCTGATCACAAGTTCTTTGTTTGAAGTGATCGGCTGCAACTTAAAAGAAATCTTTTTAAAGAACCACCAGCTGCAAAAATTGAAACGTCTTTGTCGGTTGCACAAAGTGGCTTTGGTCTTTGTGAATCAGAAGCCTGTGAAGTTCATCAATCCTCTTTTTAGTTTAATCATGAGCTTTCAACGCGATTTCATCACCATTCAAAGAGCCTTGCACCGCCCAACACCTTTTAATATTGCCGGGAGTATGATCCATGCGAACTTTATGCATCAATTTAAAAACACCGCAAGAAAGCTCCTCAGCTGAGGCCTTTTTACTTTTAAGTCCTCGTGTGCAGTTTCGTTTTCCGCAATTTATTTTTGTGGAAATCGAGTCCACACAGCACTTATTTGGCGGCGAACATCGTGTTCTGGAAAAAGCTTTAGAGATCGCTACCAAATTTTCAGGTGATCCCGCAGTGGCTATTGCAGATACGGCTCCGGTGGCGCAAATGTTTTCTCGTTGGCGTCCGTCTTACATTGCTCCGCGCGGAAAAGAACAAGAAGGTTTTCGCGGTTTGGGTTTGGATGCCTTAAAAGACATGGAAGGTCTTCATCCATGGCCACAAAAAAGACCTATTGAACATATGATTTCTTTCTTCCACACCCTGGGCGTGCATGGTCTGGAAGATATTTTAAATTTCCGCATGAGTTCACTGCGCGAAAGATGGGGGGATTTCGGTGTTTTACTTTGGAATCGTTTGCATTCTCAGGACGCTCAAGTCATTTCACCTCTTGCGCCTCGCGACCCTCTTGTGGGCTATGGTTACTTTGACGATCCCCTAGCGGCCGTGCCTTTGTTGATGGCCAGAATCAAACCCCACATGGATATCTTGTTTGCGCGGCTGACCGGTCTTTCCCGTTATGCCCAGCGTATGGACTTGCTTCTGCATTGTGAATACTCGGACAAAAAACATCCAGTAAGTATCGAGCCGGTCAGCCCCACACGTGATCAAGAGCTTTTTGAAGATCTGCTGGAAAAAAAGCTGACGTCGTTGGTGTTACAAAATCCTATTCGAGAGTTTGAGATTTCCGTATTTGATGTGCCAGAGAAAGTGCAGCAACTGGATTTCTTCGAACCGCGCGACAATACGGAAGACCGTTGGCGACGTTTGATTAGTTTTGCCAAGCAAGCTCAATGCGACATGGGCTTTTTACAGATCGAGGCCAGCCATTTTCCCGAACACAGTTTTCGGCTGGTCACGGATTGGCCTGAAGACTTTAAGCCTCAGGACTTGGTGGAACGTCAGGAAGAGGCTTTGCAGGTGAAATCCGTCTATGCCAAGTCCCTGGCATCAAGCCCTCGCCCTGCTTTACTTTTAGACAAGCCTCTGCCCTTGTCGACGGCCGAAGCGCAGAAACTGCGTTTTGTTTCATCCCTACCCAGCGAACGAATCGAATCGTCCTGGTGGCAGATATCCGTTCAAGATTTAAAAAACAGAGATTACTATTTTGCGCTCTCTCATCAAGGTCAGCTTCTGTGGGTTTTCAAGGATCGCATAAATTCACAGGTGTACTTGCATGGCTATTTTGATTAGTGGAAATCACAAAGTGAAGCTGCCCGCGCTTTCTTCCCAGTCACAGAAAAGCGCGGCTAAATCCAAACCCCGAGCCAAAGGTTTTGTTGAGCTTTTAGGTCGAAGTAATTTTTCTTTCCTGCAAGGCGCTTCCTCCCCGGAAGAAATGGTGATTGAAGCGATCAAACTGGATTATGATGGCGTCGGCATTTGTGATTTAAACGGTCTGTACGGTGTTGTGCGCGGTTTTCTTTCCGTGAAATCACCGTCCATGTTTGAGGCTTCCGTGCAGGCCAAAGAGGGTTTTAAATATTTAGTTGGTTCTGAACTGACATTAACTGATGAAACCGCTGTAACTCTAATTCCCCTCAATAAAGAAGGTTATTCGCATCTTTGCCAGTTGCTCACCTTAGGTAAACGACAGGCCTCTAAAGGATTTTCGAAGCTTTCCTTGGAACAGGTCGCAGCCCACAATAAAGGCCTGTTGTGCATAGCCATTCCACCCTGGAGTTCCGAACGCTATGAAAAATTAGAAAAAATTTTTGGGGACCGTCTTTATCTTCCTGTATGGCGGGACCTGACTTGGGAATCGCAAGAGTTCTGCCGTCAGGCTTTTCTTTTAGAGGAAAAATATCAGGCCCGTCTTTTTGTCACACAACGTCCGTTCATGCACACAGCGGAACGAAAACCTTTGTTTGACGTCATCACTTGTATTTTACATCACACCACTTTGTTCGAAGCCAAAGATAAATTGATACAGAACGCCGAGCGCTGCTACCGCAGCATTGAAGATCTTTCGTCATTGTGGCAAGACCGCCTGGATCTTGTGGAAAAAACTGTGGAGATCGCAGGACGAGTGAATTTTTCCTTGGATGAAATTCGCTATCGCTATCCCCAGTCCAACTTACCAGAAGGTATGACGCCCTCTGAATATTTGCGGGATTTGACGTTCAAAGGTTTAAAAAATCGTTTTCCCAAAGGACCCACTGACAAAATTTTGCAAACGATCGAAAAAGAATTAGCCTTGATTAAAGAGCTTGAATACGAAGACTATTTTCTGACGTTAAAAGAGATCTGTGCTTTTGCGGAAAGCAAAGGCATTCTTTATCAAGGCCGGGGGTCCGCCGCAAACTCCGTCGTGTGTTATTGCCTTGGCCTGACTTCTGTGGACCCCAGTAAAATTACTTTGTTGTTCGAGCGCTTTATTTCTCGCGAACGTCGCGAGCCTCCCGATATTGATATCGACTTCGAACACAGTCGACGCGAAGAAGTCATTCAGCATATCTACGAAAAATATAATGAAAGACATGCGGCCATGGTGTGTACGGTGGTTCGCTATCGCTCCCGCATGGCAATTCGCGAGACCGCAAAAGTTTTTGGCATTCCTCTGGACAAAATAAACTCTATGGCAAAGTTTATGGGTCGAGATGGAATCAGTCGCCTTTTAGAACCTGAATCGGCGACGCGCTTTGGAGTAAAAGATTTAAATCACTGGAAGATGTTTTTACATCTTGCCCAACAACTGCGGGGCTTTCCTCGTCACTTAGGTATTCACACAGGGGGATTTTTGATCACTCAAGATCCCATGATTGAAATGGTCCCGGTAGAAAAGGCCACCATGGATGGCCGCTATGTGATTCAGTGGAATAAAGACGATGTCGCCACCTTAAAGCTCATGAAGATTGATGTGCTTAGCCTGGGCATGCTGACTTGTTTGCGAAAATGTTTTGAGCTTTTGAAAAATCACAAAGGTCTGCATTTTAATCTGGCTTCTTTTTCCCAGGAAGACGACCCTTCCACCTACGAAATGATCAGTCGCGCTGACACGGTCGGCGTCTTTCAGATTGAATCCCGGGCGCAGATGCAAACTTTGCCGCGGATGAAGCCAAAAACTTTTTACGATTTGGTTATTGAGGTCGCCCTCGTAAGACCCGGTCCTCTTCAGGGAGGCATGGTCCATCCCTTTTTAAAGCGTCGCCAAGGTTTAGAAAAAGTCACTTATGCTCACAAGGATTTGATTCCAATTCTAAAAAAAACCCATGGCGTTCCCATCTTTCAAGAACAAGTCATGCAGATAGTTATTAAGACCGCTGGTTTTTCCCCCGGCGAATCCGACGAACTGCGCAGAATCATGTCGTCGGCATGGCGTAAACGCTCAACCATGGACAGTATTCGCAAAAGAATCCTGGACGGGTTTGCCGCCCATGGCATCAGCCAGGAATACGGCGAGCAGATTTATAAAACCATCGAAGGTTTTGCCAATTACGGCTTCCCCGAAAGCCATGCTGCCAGCTTCGCCCTTTTAACCTATGCAAGCTGCTATATCAAAAATCACCATCCCGATGTGTTCGCCTGCGGTCTTTTAAACAGCCAGCCCATGGGGTTTTACGCACCTCGCACTTTGGTCGCAGAGGCACAACGGCATGGTGTTTCAGTTCATCCTTTGTGCGTGCAGCATTCTGACTATGACTACACGTTAGAAGAACCCTCTTCTTCCGGATTTCATGCTTTACGCGTGGGCTTGCGTTCGATGTACGGTTTTCCCGAAGCGCTTCTTCGTCGTATCGAGGATTCGCGAAAGGCGCACGGCCCTTTTAAAGATATCGCCGACTTCATTCATCGCACCGAACTTCCGCGCAGCGCCTTACTGAAGCTTGCGGCCTCGGGAGCTTTTGAATGTTTCAACGCCAATGTCCGCGAACTGATCTGGCATCTAGAAAGTTTAAGCCTGGATCAACAAAGTTTTTTATGGGGACATCCCAAAGAGCAGTTCGAAATTGCGGAAGAGGAAGACAATGATGCCGACAATATTCCTTTTGAATCGAATTGGGATCGCTTGCGCCGTGAATACGACAGCAAAGGTTATTCAGTGGACTCGCATCCGCTTTCAGTACTGCGCTCTTACTTGAAGGAAAAAAATAACGAGTTGATTTCTCAACGTTTTGTTCCTTACTTCGCCTCCAACGATCTGTCCCGGATGAAGAACAAAGCCAAAGTGCGTTTGGCGGGGTTGGTTTCCGTGACTCAAAAACCACCGACGGCAAAAGGCATGTGTTTTATTACTCTGGAAGATGAATTTGGCTTTATGAATATCGTGATTCATCCGGAGGTTTATCAAAAAGACCGCCTGGCTATTTATGGAAGATCCCTTTTGGAAATTCACGGTCAAATCGAAAGGGTGGGAGACTTGATTAATATTCGTGCGGCCCGGGTCCTACCCCTGCAATAGCCCAAGAAGCGGCTTAGAAGTAGAACTCATGGAACTTAACATTCTTTCGCTGAAAGTCCTTGTGCAGGCCATTTTCATAAACGCGAAGAACGATATAGTCTTTACGAATAATCAAAACCAGGGGATTCATCGAGCCCAAGCCATGCACTTGGGCCGGAGAAATGGTATGAGCCTGTGCCTCTGACAAAGGAAACTCTTGCAACATCGGAAGAAGTTCCGTTTCCCGCATTTGCGCTTCAAGTCTTGGATTCATCACCGCAAAGTCAAGGTCGCTGGACTTAGAATAGGCCTTGCCATTCACGAAGCTTCCATACAAGACAATCGTGTTGTCTCGACGAGATAAAAAGCGGTCTTGAAGACGAATCGCGGTTAAAAGAACATCCTCTCCTTTAAGAAGAACCGGCACTTTGGTGATCTGCTGAACGCGCTCATAATACGCCGTCAAAGTTTCTTCCAAAGATCGACCGTTTTTATAAATAGCATCTTTAAAAAACTGTGCCGCATTGATTTCTCGGGCAACGACAAGATCTATATGACGTTTGAAGGTTTTAAAAGGACCCTCGTTGTTGTATTTTAGTGCCTTCACTTCGTTGTAGTATTCAGCAATCAAGCGATGAAGTTCGGCCTTCTTTTCAGGCGAAAGATGTTGAAGATTTGTCTTAGCCTGATCCAAAGAGCCCGGCTTGTGATTAAACTCTGTCAGCCCCATGATTGTTTTATACTGCTCAATGGCTTTTAGGATTCTTTGCGGAGAATCGGGATTTAAGAAGATTTCCACTTGTTCGGAAAACACCCAGTTGCACGTCAACTGATAGGCTTGGGCCATAGACCCGGCCATCATCAACACCGCTAAAATCACTGTTTGCATCCACTTCACCACAAAAACTCCTAAAAACCCTGCGAACGCAAAATGGCAGCCCCTGTCTAAAAGATAGAGAGTCAAAGGCCCTTAATTTGCGACTCATGTCGTATAAAATAGCTTGAGCAATTTCAGGGCCTAAAAATCCATGACCCTGGTAAAGATATTTGGTATCCCCTAAGAATGATTCGCGAAGCCTTTATCTTTCTTTTTACACCGACCTCCCCCGTTGCTAAGAAATACGGATTTCTTTACCAGTCGATCGCTTTACAGGCGCGCTATCACCGCTGCAAAAAGGCCTGGCTTCCACATCTGAAAAACTGCCAAGATCTATTTTTAGACACCGTCAGGACCTTACCTCAGAAAAAGTCCGTGGTGATTCTGGGAAGTTCCCACTTGCATGAAATACCGGTACATCTTTTAGAAAAGAATTTTCATTCCATCACACTTGTCGACGTGATTCACCCGATCCGTCATCATCTTCTGGCAAAGCGCACATCGCGAGTGAAGTTGATCACCCAAGATCTTTCCGGCAGCTTGGCAAAATTAGAAGACCTGCACAGTCTTGAAGATCTTTATGAACTGAAGGACAAGTTGGCACAGGAAACACTTTTTAACTTTGAAGCTGATCTGATCGTTTCGGGAAATCTTCTTTCGCAATTGGCCCTCTTGCCCATTGAAGCGATTGAAAAGAAGATCAAACGAGCCTTAACTCTTGAAGAAAAAGACATTCTTTGCACAGGCTTTGCCGAAATTCACTTGAAAAACCTCAGCGCGTGCAAAGGTACGAAGCTTATTTACGCCGATCGGGAAGTGACTTATCGCGATCCAAAAGGTGAAGAGATTTACAAGGGACACTATCCTGTGAACTTCAGTGGCTATGAAAAGTTAAAAGAATGGACGTGGCTGCTTGCGCCGCTAAAGGAAGCCTCGAAAGACTACTCGATTGAAATGAAAATCGAAGCTTACAAACAAATCTAGTGAGGACCTTAAGAGGTGCCCTTACTTTTTGATGGCGACGTAAAGACCTTCGTAGGAGGGCACCACCGCCGCTTCGAAAAGCGCCGGGTCCGCAAGACGTTGGTTAAATTCCTGCATGATTCTAATTTGTTTTTCAGAGAATTTCTGCTGCGTCGCCTGTCCCCAGACGGCGCCACTTAAGAAAATATTATCCGCGAGAATTAAACCACCCACGCGCAAATTCTTTTCCGCCCAAGTAAGATAATCGAAGTACGCGGCTTT is drawn from Bdellovibrio sp. ArHS and contains these coding sequences:
- a CDS encoding recA protein encodes the protein MRALALPELQNVPFVSAENLQPPAGLSTGLAVLDNFLLWKGIPQGDLSLLQGLPGTGATSLWIRIVQQVHAQNKWAAWINGDAQLFPTHLSHQKINLKRLLVVKEPQEKDQLFWLLQELITSSLFEVIGCNLKEIFLKNHQLQKLKRLCRLHKVALVFVNQKPVKFINPLFSLIMSFQRDFITIQRALHRPTPFNIAGSMIHANFMHQFKNTARKLLS
- a CDS encoding error-prone DNA polymerase, giving the protein MAILISGNHKVKLPALSSQSQKSAAKSKPRAKGFVELLGRSNFSFLQGASSPEEMVIEAIKLDYDGVGICDLNGLYGVVRGFLSVKSPSMFEASVQAKEGFKYLVGSELTLTDETAVTLIPLNKEGYSHLCQLLTLGKRQASKGFSKLSLEQVAAHNKGLLCIAIPPWSSERYEKLEKIFGDRLYLPVWRDLTWESQEFCRQAFLLEEKYQARLFVTQRPFMHTAERKPLFDVITCILHHTTLFEAKDKLIQNAERCYRSIEDLSSLWQDRLDLVEKTVEIAGRVNFSLDEIRYRYPQSNLPEGMTPSEYLRDLTFKGLKNRFPKGPTDKILQTIEKELALIKELEYEDYFLTLKEICAFAESKGILYQGRGSAANSVVCYCLGLTSVDPSKITLLFERFISRERREPPDIDIDFEHSRREEVIQHIYEKYNERHAAMVCTVVRYRSRMAIRETAKVFGIPLDKINSMAKFMGRDGISRLLEPESATRFGVKDLNHWKMFLHLAQQLRGFPRHLGIHTGGFLITQDPMIEMVPVEKATMDGRYVIQWNKDDVATLKLMKIDVLSLGMLTCLRKCFELLKNHKGLHFNLASFSQEDDPSTYEMISRADTVGVFQIESRAQMQTLPRMKPKTFYDLVIEVALVRPGPLQGGMVHPFLKRRQGLEKVTYAHKDLIPILKKTHGVPIFQEQVMQIVIKTAGFSPGESDELRRIMSSAWRKRSTMDSIRKRILDGFAAHGISQEYGEQIYKTIEGFANYGFPESHAASFALLTYASCYIKNHHPDVFACGLLNSQPMGFYAPRTLVAEAQRHGVSVHPLCVQHSDYDYTLEEPSSSGFHALRVGLRSMYGFPEALLRRIEDSRKAHGPFKDIADFIHRTELPRSALLKLAASGAFECFNANVRELIWHLESLSLDQQSFLWGHPKEQFEIAEEEDNDADNIPFESNWDRLRREYDSKGYSVDSHPLSVLRSYLKEKNNELISQRFVPYFASNDLSRMKNKAKVRLAGLVSVTQKPPTAKGMCFITLEDEFGFMNIVIHPEVYQKDRLAIYGRSLLEIHGQIERVGDLINIRAARVLPLQ
- a CDS encoding methylated-DNA--[protein]-cysteine S-methyltransferase gives rise to the protein MGDLEFRVYKVASEFGDWLAAFDGSELIFLGSYALGKKKVEGDLADFFEEQYHFQVGSFTPVKWSKGNFWNGKHKIKLQGTEFQVRVWLELLKIPRGTTWTYSELAKKLRKPSAVRAVASAVAKNPICYWIPCHRVVGKNTNKLKYHWGPELKAELLTSEGAM